The proteins below come from a single Dehalococcoidia bacterium genomic window:
- a CDS encoding glycosyltransferase family 2 protein yields MWRGQRVTVVFPAYNEAAGIQLAVRDFLASGYVDEVLVVDNNSRDGTAELAREAGARVVHEERQGYGFALQRGLAEAAADLIILAEPDGTFAGADVIKLLAYADDFDLVLGTRTTRELIWQEANMGWFLRVGNVAVAKLIQWLFDGPSLSDCGCTLRLIRAPALERIRPRLTVGGSHFLPEMVILALLQHLRVIEIPVNYRGRLGESKITGSFRKAVAVGLNMIALTLGYRVRSWLDPRLGQRGRRRVAPAARS; encoded by the coding sequence ATGTGGCGTGGCCAGCGAGTCACGGTCGTCTTTCCGGCATATAACGAAGCGGCGGGCATTCAGCTTGCCGTGCGCGATTTTCTCGCTTCCGGCTATGTCGATGAGGTGCTGGTGGTGGACAACAATTCGCGCGACGGGACCGCCGAACTGGCACGGGAAGCGGGAGCGCGGGTCGTCCATGAGGAGCGGCAAGGCTACGGCTTCGCGCTCCAGCGCGGGCTCGCCGAAGCGGCGGCCGACCTGATCATCCTCGCCGAACCGGACGGCACTTTCGCCGGCGCAGATGTTATCAAGCTGCTCGCCTACGCTGACGATTTCGATCTCGTCCTCGGCACCCGGACCACGCGGGAGCTGATCTGGCAAGAAGCGAATATGGGCTGGTTTCTGCGCGTCGGCAACGTGGCGGTAGCCAAACTGATCCAGTGGCTGTTCGATGGCCCGAGCCTTTCCGATTGCGGCTGCACGCTCCGCCTCATCCGCGCGCCGGCGCTCGAGCGCATTCGTCCCCGCCTCACTGTCGGCGGGTCGCATTTTCTGCCCGAGATGGTAATCCTCGCACTGCTCCAGCACCTGCGCGTGATCGAGATCCCAGTCAATTACCGCGGCCGCCTCGGTGAGTCGAAGATCACCGGCTCGTTCCGCAAGGCGGTCGCCGTCGGACTGAACATGATCGCGCTGACGCTAGGCTACCGGGTGCGGAGCTGGCTCGACCCGCGGCTCGGCCAGCGCGGCCGCCGCCGCGTCGCCCCCGCCGCGCGAAGCTGA